A window of Leishmania mexicana MHOM/GT/2001/U1103 complete genome, chromosome 18 genomic DNA:
AAAGTCGTCCATATGCAtgaccgccaccgccaccaccagctcCTCCCACCGAgtcgcacacccacacagacacacacacacacacacagttgTGCGCATCCAACGTTCTATCAAGccaatatatatatatatatatgttgTTGTCattgctcttttttttgtggaTTAATGGACGTGAAGGAAAActcgcccctctccccctcctcctcccctcctcctcccccctggACACAAAGAACAACGAAGAATACGGGACATGAATGAATGGCATCCGTTGTACGCCCCGCGTGCAGTGGGATGGACAGGGACGGAAGCATACACCTCCTTCGCATCGCGTTCTTGCGTTCACCTTCGACGTGAGTGCGCGTTTTCCGTGAAGTGTGTCTGCGGGCGTGTTGCAGCCCAATGGGTGCAAGTGATCGACGATGGGGCTTTTGTCTCCTCTGTTGCTCGCcccatctctccccctttttcggCGCATCAGACCACATCCTCGCCACTTCATCCGTCGTTCAGTGTCCGCACGTCTGCgggcacatgcgcgcgcgcgtgtgggggACGGAGGGGGACTGGTCAAGGTAGAGGCTGAGACGTTGGAACGGAGAAAAAACAACGGAGCAGCGGCTCTCCCTTCGTCCTGTCATTTTCACCGAGCGCGTCacaaggagggaggggggtttgTGTGCCGGCTGTGGTTTCACCACCCAATCATCCAATACCCActgcccgcacgcacacgcatgttCACATGTTTTGTCGTCGGCCGTCGCTGCTTGCATGCATTCGACTGCTATGGTGCCCATGcggcctctctcctctctctgtcgccactcggtgtggaggagagggcacaTGCCGCTCATGAACCGTCTTCCTTCTTTCACCTTCACAACTGGCCATGACatccccctttctctcgtGTCAAACGCACTTTGCTGTGATGCTACACGcctacccccaccccctcacacgcacacgcatgacAAGATCTGCTTCGCTACTTGTGTGCTAcacctttctctctctcttccccgtgTGCTTTATTTTGTGTCCcagtctcctcctccctctctgcctgcctgcctgttcttggtttttttttctgcgtcTGTGGACCTTCACGATCCGCAACATCCAAGCGAACTCcccgcgcgctctcgccctcgccctcgctcACTCCGCGCtcgtgtctgtctgcgcgTCACGCGACTactcacacccacacccgcacacatacacgtaggcacacacacacagccgcctccaccccTGCCGCTGTCTCCGAGTCGCTTCCTCTTTGCAtccgttttgttttgttttcgtgtgtgcggctcACGTTAGCTGCCTCCCTTTACCTCCTGCCCATCCCCCCCCGCACTCCCTTGCTTGCTGCTACTAGCACAACGGCAGCTTGCAGGTATTTGCACTCCCTTCTCGCGCACCCTTATTGTGGAACCCCACGCGTTGTTCGCTGCTCCATAatccgcggcgtcgccggtCTCCGCATGGCGTCATCAGCATTGAGTGAGATGAAGGAGCAGATACTGAAGCGCCATagcgaagagcagcagaagatcAACGACCTCAGGAAGAAGCACGGCCATGAGAAGCTGTGCGACGCCACCATTGATGCGGTGTACGGCGGCATgcgcggcatcaccggccTCGTGTACGAGCCATCACTGCTGGACTCGGCAGAGGGCATCCGCTTCCGCGGCTTCACGATCTTGGAGTGCCAGGAGAAGCTGCCCAAGGCACCGGGCGGCaaggagccgctgccggaggCGATGTTCTGGCTGCTGATGACCGGCGAGGTGCCGACGGAGGAGCAGGCAAAGGGCCTGaacgaggagctgcaccgccgcgccgacCCCGAGGCGATtgccgcggcgcagaaggcgatcgcggcgctgccgaagAGCACGCACCCGATGACGGCGTTCAGTGTGGGCGTGCTTGCGCTGCAGACCTACTCGAAGTTTGCTGCGGCTTACGCGGCGGGCAAGTCGAACAAGAAGACGTACTGGGAGTACGCCCTGGAGGACTCGCTGGACATTCTGGCGCGtacgccggcggtggcggcgatgatcTACAACCGCGAGACCAAGGGCCAGGTGGAGTTGGCGGCAccgagcaacagcagcctGGACTGGGCGGCGAATTTTGCGAACATGTTGGGCTTCAAGGACGAGGAGTTCCGGGAGTGCATGCGGCtgtacctctctctccacgctGACCACGAGGGGGGAAACGTGTCTGCACACACGACGACGCTGGTTGCCTCGGCTCTGAGCGACCCCTACCTCGCCTTCAGCGCTGGCCTGAACGGGCTTGCTGGCCCGCTGCATGGGCTGGCGACCCAGGAGGTGCTGAATTACTTGCTCAGCATGCAGGAGTGTGTAAAGGCAGACGGCGTGAACGTGCATGATGAGgcagcgctggaggaggcgttgACCAAGCACACGTGGGAGCTGCTCAAGTCCGGCCAGGTGGTGCCCGGCTACGGCcacgcggtgctgcgcaagGTGGACCCGCGCTACACCTGTCTGCGCAACTTCTGCCTGCGCCACAACTTCGAGGACGAGCTATTCAAGCTCGTCAACACCATCTACAAGATCATGCCCGGCATCCTGACGGAGCACGGCAAGACCAAGAACCCCTACCCCAACGTCGACGCGCACTCCGGCGTGCTACTGCAGCACTACGGACTGACGGATCAGAACTGTTACCCGGTGCTGTTCGGCCTGTCGCGCCAGATGGGCGTCCTGACCGGCGTCGTCTGGGACCGCCTGCAGGGCCGCCCGCTCGAGCGCCCGAAGTCGATCACGACGGAGATGCTCGCAAAGAAATACCTGTGCAACTCCTTGTGAGGCAGCGTGAGGACATGTACTCTTGGCGGGCaggcgagggagacggaTGAGGAGATTGGAGGTGGGGAAGGCGTTGGGGATAAACGTGCTGCGAGGGTGCGGCGCTTGAGCGAAGGAGATCGTTCAAGGGGTGCATGGGACCTGCATTGTCTCCACTGCTTCCTGCTCCGTGCAGATTGCGCCTGGTGATGAGCAGCGTCTGCACGTTTCCGCAcgtcccccgcccccttGCTGCTATGGCGTGGCGATGTTCCGATCCGTTTTCTCACTAGCCGAGAAGGTGGCAGGGATGGGGGTGCGCGGACGTTGTGATGAAGAAGCAGATCGTGGTACGCACTCCCACTCCACAGATAGTCGTCAGTTCATGGTTTGAGGGAGAGACACCGATGACAAGGCAGACGGTGAATACGATGCAGTCatcccccgcccctccctctaccctcctcttctgctccctcaccaccccccacaccccaccgAAGTTCACAAACCAACTCGCGCCGTCGAAACCGCCACAGCGGAGACGCCTCGCCCTCTGTATCTTCAGTGAGCTTAATCTCCAGGTGTTCTAGACAAACTGTGCATTCTATCATTGCTGTTCATCTTGCCCTTTGCACCTTTGcatgtgcgcggcggcggcgatggtggtagtggtgacGGTGATGTATAtgcctcacccacccacccaccccatcCCTTCTGCTTCCTCCTCTTATGAACTGGAAAATGTGTAGTGTAAGCGGAAATACGCTTTACAGCGACGCAGATGAGGGGCCCACGTGTTGTTCCCAGTGTCTGCAACGATAGGAaacgtgcacgtgcacactcGCGCCTGCACGCTCCACAgttccctctctcacactctgtgtgtgtgtgcgtgtgtgtgtttacgtcttttgttgttgttgatGCCCCGTCGCTGatctcgtttttttttcatgtgtgtcggtgtgtatatgtgtgtgtgtgtgtgccatcaTGATCATCGTCGCTTCCTCACGTCTGCGTAACGAAATAgcagtccccctccccctcttccgataaaaaagaaaacgagaaaACGTCTCTTCACGCTTCCCTACTCCTTCGCTTTTatctctccatctctctcctctctcctctctctcgccttccccgcctcgcctcgtccgtcctctctctccccctcctcccccccctttgCCCCTGTATGATGCGTCTACGTCCATCACCATCACTCATCGCGATGCGGAACATGGCACATGCGTTTTCGTCCGTTCTTTGTTGTTTTGGTTTGTTTTGTTTTATATTTCCGCTGCGCTtgctcgttttttttttcgtattcGGTGGGAAAAggacaggggaggggagggtggagggggaggtctCGCATTGTCCGGTTTGCGTGCGCTCTTCTTCGattgattttttttttcgagtACGTCtttgcttctctctttctccgctGCTGATATATGATTGCCCTCTCGTTGTTTGTTTCTGACGGTGCCTCGGAGGATGCCGGCCATCTAACTGTGGTATGAGATCTCAGGGATGGTCCCCCACACCCTTCCTGGGGACGACAAGCAGCTTGCAGACTGCTTTCGGGTACGGCTGCGGActcgcggcgtcgccggaCAGAACTGGGCTGGAGCTGTCCCGACGCGGCCTACGGTCATGATCACCTGTGGTCCACGTCATGACGAATGGTGTTTGCCATTCAACAGACATAGAGATGAGTTCTTTGTGCACGAGCACGCTATTATTCACAGGTCCCCTTCCGCTTGGCACAGCCACGTCTGTCAAAGGCATGCGGATTCCGGAGAGGGTGGAATACCCCATGCCACCGTACGCATAGCAGTGTCCCACATGAGGCGACACGTGTGGGCAAAGCCACCCGGGCACGCCACCCCCCAATGGCATCGACTGGAATGGCAAGGGAAGACAGCAAACCCCCTTCCCAGGCAAGCACCTCGTCCGGAACCAGGCCCCGGGATGCAGGAATGCGTGcactgtgcgcacgcgctgtcAACCACAGCTGGCACGGCGTATCGCATCCGAGCAGGGCATCCAGAGGTCAGAAGAGCAACAGTGGTGGGCGAAGAGGGCGCGAGGTAACCCATACCAATCAGCCCCCacgtgcatgcatg
This region includes:
- a CDS encoding putative citrate synthase; translation: MASSALSEMKEQILKRHSEEQQKINDLRKKHGHEKLCDATIDAVYGGMRGITGLVYEPSLLDSAEGIRFRGFTILECQEKLPKAPGGKEPLPEAMFWLLMTGEVPTEEQAKGLNEELHRRADPEAIAAAQKAIAALPKSTHPMTAFSVGVLALQTYSKFAAAYAAGKSNKKTYWEYALEDSLDILARTPAVAAMIYNRETKGQVELAAPSNSSLDWAANFANMLGFKDEEFRECMRLYLSLHADHEGGNVSAHTTTLVASALSDPYLAFSAGLNGLAGPLHGLATQEVLNYLLSMQECVKADGVNVHDEAALEEALTKHTWELLKSGQVVPGYGHAVLRKVDPRYTCLRNFCLRHNFEDELFKLVNTIYKIMPGILTEHGKTKNPYPNVDAHSGVLLQHYGLTDQNCYPVLFGLSRQMGVLTGVVWDRLQGRPLERPKSITTEMLAKKYLCNSL